A window of Cellulomonas fimi contains these coding sequences:
- a CDS encoding M50 family metallopeptidase, translating into MEFLVGVLIVVVVLLLSIALHEVGHMVPAKRFGVRVSHYMVGFGPTLWSRTKGETEYGLKAIPLGGFVRLVGMYPPDEAVGNPPARTWVGRLARDARQASAEEIRPGEDHRAFYRLSTPKKLVVMLGGPVMNLLIAVVLMVVVLVGIGIPSGQSTTLESVSQCVIPADAPADRACQDDDELAPGAAAGLRPGDTVVSYDGTAVESWEQLTELIRATGGESVPVVVERDGAQVTLTVTPVVAERPVIGEDGGPVLDADGEMRTVPAGFLGVTAAQSIERQPWSEAPAEVASATWQTVTVVATLPTKVADLARSTFAHEERDQNSIVGVVGIARFGGEIGASDLPFSVKIAGWLQMLAMLNVALFVFNLIPLPPLDGGHVAAALWEGARRQVARLRGRPRPGPFDAAKLVPVAYTVFILLGAVGLLLVYADIVNPITI; encoded by the coding sequence ATGGAGTTCCTGGTCGGCGTGCTGATCGTCGTCGTCGTGCTGCTGCTGTCGATCGCGCTGCACGAGGTCGGGCACATGGTGCCCGCCAAGCGCTTCGGCGTGCGCGTGAGCCACTACATGGTCGGCTTCGGGCCCACGCTGTGGTCCCGCACGAAGGGCGAGACCGAGTACGGGCTCAAGGCGATCCCGCTGGGCGGCTTCGTGCGGCTCGTCGGCATGTACCCGCCGGACGAGGCCGTCGGGAACCCGCCGGCCCGGACCTGGGTCGGCCGGCTCGCGCGCGACGCGCGGCAGGCGAGCGCCGAGGAGATCCGTCCCGGCGAGGACCACCGCGCGTTCTACCGGCTGTCGACGCCGAAGAAGCTCGTCGTGATGCTCGGCGGGCCGGTCATGAACCTGCTCATCGCGGTCGTCCTCATGGTCGTGGTGCTCGTCGGCATCGGCATCCCCTCGGGCCAGAGCACGACGCTCGAGTCGGTCTCGCAGTGCGTCATCCCCGCCGACGCACCCGCCGACCGGGCGTGCCAGGACGACGACGAGCTCGCCCCCGGCGCGGCCGCCGGCCTGCGGCCCGGCGACACCGTGGTGTCGTACGACGGCACCGCGGTCGAGTCCTGGGAGCAGCTCACCGAGCTGATCCGCGCGACCGGCGGCGAGAGCGTCCCGGTCGTCGTCGAGCGCGACGGCGCGCAGGTGACCCTGACCGTGACGCCGGTCGTGGCCGAGCGGCCCGTCATCGGCGAGGACGGCGGCCCCGTGCTGGACGCGGACGGCGAGATGCGGACCGTGCCCGCCGGGTTCCTCGGCGTGACGGCGGCGCAGTCGATCGAGCGACAGCCGTGGAGCGAGGCGCCTGCGGAGGTCGCGTCCGCGACGTGGCAGACCGTCACCGTCGTCGCGACGCTGCCGACGAAGGTCGCGGACCTCGCGCGGTCGACGTTCGCGCACGAGGAGCGCGACCAGAACAGCATCGTCGGCGTCGTCGGCATCGCCCGGTTCGGCGGGGAGATCGGTGCGTCCGACCTCCCGTTCTCGGTGAAGATCGCCGGCTGGCTCCAGATGCTCGCGATGCTCAACGTCGCACTGTTCGTCTTCAACCTCATCCCGCTGCCGCCGCTGGACGGCGGGCACGTCGCCGCGGCGCTGTGGGAGGGCGCGCGTCGTCAGGTCGCGCGCCTGCGCGGCCGGCCGCGGCCTGGGCCGTTCGACGCGGCGAAGCTGGTCCCGGTCGCCTACACCGTGTTCATCCTCCTCGGCGCCGTCGGGCTGCTGCTCGTGTACGCCGACATCGTGAACCCCATCACCATCTGA
- a CDS encoding NAD(P)/FAD-dependent oxidoreductase, with product MATARTHPLWLDQLSVDDPGALRPRDPLDGDDRADVVVVGAGLAGLWTAYYLLEADPSLDVLVVEADVTAAGATGHGSGWCSADLAVAGEDLVTRHGLAGARALRAALRDAVVEVGGAAAAEQVGCGFAYGGSVLLARTPAEVERLAEHVQVAADLEDDVHLLAPDEVAEHVGATGVLAGAYSPDCARLQPAALALGLRDVVLARGGRVVDRTTALRVSPRAVATDRGTVRTRWTVLATGAAVAPGADRAVTARHGVAIATEPLGDAAWATVGLPRAQTFADRAAGVRGERTADGRLVLVDVGGLSSASPGAVDRAADRLHGTLVDLFPSLADVALTHRWSATVGVARDGHPSVGLDDDGIGWVRGLGFDGVAAANLAGRTLADLVTGAEGPLVRLPWVGHRSPAWPPAPLRRLGQAAGRVRDAARVSAARAPRARASAPTARR from the coding sequence ATGGCGACCGCTCGCACGCACCCGCTGTGGCTCGACCAGCTCTCCGTCGACGACCCCGGCGCGCTGCGGCCCCGGGACCCGCTCGACGGTGACGACCGTGCCGACGTCGTCGTCGTCGGGGCCGGTCTCGCGGGCCTGTGGACCGCGTACTACCTGCTCGAGGCCGACCCGTCGCTCGACGTGCTCGTCGTCGAGGCCGACGTGACCGCGGCCGGCGCGACCGGGCACGGGTCCGGGTGGTGCTCGGCGGACCTGGCCGTGGCCGGCGAGGACCTCGTGACGAGGCACGGGCTCGCCGGGGCGCGCGCGCTGCGGGCGGCGCTGCGCGACGCCGTGGTCGAGGTCGGCGGTGCCGCGGCCGCGGAGCAGGTCGGCTGCGGGTTCGCGTACGGCGGCTCGGTGCTGCTCGCGCGGACGCCCGCCGAGGTCGAGCGCCTCGCGGAGCACGTGCAGGTCGCGGCGGACCTCGAGGACGACGTGCACCTGCTCGCGCCCGACGAGGTCGCCGAGCACGTCGGCGCAACGGGCGTGCTCGCCGGGGCGTACAGCCCGGACTGCGCCCGCCTGCAGCCCGCCGCCCTCGCCCTCGGCCTGCGGGACGTCGTGCTCGCGCGCGGCGGCCGGGTCGTCGACCGGACCACGGCGCTGCGCGTCTCGCCGCGCGCCGTCGCGACCGACCGCGGCACCGTCCGGACCCGCTGGACCGTCCTCGCGACCGGAGCGGCCGTGGCGCCGGGCGCGGACCGGGCTGTCACCGCGCGGCACGGCGTCGCGATCGCCACCGAGCCGTTGGGCGACGCGGCCTGGGCCACCGTCGGGCTGCCGCGCGCGCAGACGTTCGCCGACCGCGCCGCGGGCGTGCGCGGCGAGCGGACCGCCGACGGCCGCCTCGTGCTGGTCGACGTCGGCGGCCTGTCCTCCGCATCCCCCGGCGCCGTCGACCGCGCCGCGGACCGCCTGCACGGCACGCTCGTCGACCTGTTCCCGTCGCTCGCCGACGTGGCGCTCACGCACCGCTGGTCGGCGACCGTCGGCGTCGCGCGCGACGGGCACCCGTCCGTGGGGCTCGACGACGACGGCATCGGGTGGGTGCGCGGGCTCGGGTTCGACGGCGTCGCCGCGGCGAACCTCGCGGGTCGGACGCTCGCGGACCTCGTCACCGGCGCGGAGGGACCGCTCGTGCGGTTGCCGTGGGTCGGCCACCGCTCGCCGGCCTGGCCGCCCGCTCCCCTGCGCCGGCTCGGTCAGGCGGCCGGGCGGGTCCGGGACGCGGCGCGCGTCAGCGCTGCGCGAGCACCTCGTGCGCGCGCGTCCGCGCCCACCGCTCGGCGCTGA
- the dxr gene encoding 1-deoxy-D-xylulose-5-phosphate reductoisomerase codes for MSERSVVILGSTGSIGTQAIDVVRRNPGRFRVVGLSAGGRDVDAVAQQARDLRVEAVAVADPAAGEPLRAALDGTDVEVVAGPEASTDLAGRGADVVLNGITGSVGLGPTLAALRAGSTLALANKESLVVGGALVHAARVRPDQIVPVDSEHSAIAQALRGGARDEVRRIVLTASGGPFRGWSLDDVKTVTAAQALAHPTWSMGPVVTVNSATLMNKGLELIEAHLLFGVPVDDITVVVHPQSVVHSMVEFVDGSTIAQASPPDMRLPIALGLSWPDRVPLVAPPCDWTSATAWTFEPLDEEVFGAVRLAREAVATSATHPAVYNAANEECVAAFLAGRIGFLDIVSTVERVLGEHDGTAPDALSLDAVLSAERWARTRAHEVLAQR; via the coding sequence GTGAGTGAGCGCAGCGTCGTCATCCTCGGCTCCACGGGGTCCATCGGCACCCAGGCGATCGACGTGGTCCGTCGCAACCCGGGCCGGTTCCGCGTCGTCGGGCTGAGCGCGGGCGGTCGCGACGTCGACGCCGTCGCGCAGCAGGCTCGTGACCTGCGCGTGGAGGCGGTCGCGGTGGCCGACCCCGCTGCGGGTGAGCCGCTGCGGGCCGCCCTCGACGGCACGGATGTGGAGGTCGTCGCGGGCCCCGAGGCGTCGACGGACCTGGCGGGCCGCGGGGCGGACGTCGTCCTCAACGGGATCACCGGTTCGGTGGGTCTGGGGCCGACCCTCGCGGCGCTGCGGGCGGGCAGCACGCTCGCGCTCGCGAACAAGGAGTCGCTCGTCGTCGGCGGCGCGCTCGTGCACGCGGCGCGCGTGCGACCGGACCAGATCGTCCCGGTCGACTCGGAGCACTCGGCGATCGCGCAGGCGCTGCGCGGCGGGGCGCGCGACGAGGTGCGGCGGATCGTCCTGACGGCGTCGGGCGGGCCGTTCCGTGGCTGGTCGCTCGACGACGTGAAGACCGTGACGGCGGCGCAGGCGCTCGCGCACCCGACGTGGTCGATGGGACCGGTCGTCACGGTCAACTCGGCGACGCTCATGAACAAGGGGCTCGAGCTCATCGAGGCGCACCTGCTGTTCGGCGTGCCGGTCGACGACATCACGGTCGTCGTGCACCCGCAGTCGGTCGTGCACTCGATGGTCGAGTTCGTCGACGGCTCGACGATCGCGCAGGCATCGCCGCCGGACATGCGCCTGCCGATCGCGCTGGGTCTGTCGTGGCCGGACCGGGTGCCGCTCGTCGCCCCGCCGTGCGACTGGACGAGCGCGACGGCGTGGACGTTCGAACCGCTCGACGAGGAGGTCTTCGGCGCCGTGCGGCTCGCACGGGAGGCGGTCGCGACGTCCGCCACCCACCCGGCGGTCTACAACGCGGCCAACGAGGAGTGCGTCGCGGCGTTCCTGGCGGGCCGGATCGGGTTCCTCGACATCGTGTCCACGGTCGAGCGCGTGCTCGGCGAGCACGACGGCACGGCGCCCGACGCGCTGTCGCTCGACGCGGTGCTCAGCGCCGAGCGGTGGGCGCGGACGCGCGCGCACGAGGTGCTCGCGCAGCGCTGA
- a CDS encoding DivIVA domain-containing protein — translation MSDGMFRTVSGLKQGYDPDEVDDFFTHARQVYEAGPSSGLSSKDVRGVAFDMVRGGYVTAAVDAALDRLEQAFVARQRAEFVQRNGQDAWMAKLSEQARTLYGRLSRPDGDRFAPPEGRQQGYEPADVDALCHRLVAYFDKGTPLSAAEVRSATFRSRRGRNAYAEPTVDAFLARAVEVLLGVE, via the coding sequence GTGAGCGACGGCATGTTCCGGACCGTCTCCGGCCTGAAGCAGGGGTACGACCCGGACGAGGTCGACGACTTCTTCACGCACGCGCGGCAGGTGTACGAGGCCGGCCCGTCGTCGGGCCTGTCGAGCAAGGACGTGCGGGGCGTCGCGTTCGACATGGTCCGCGGCGGTTACGTGACCGCGGCGGTCGACGCGGCGCTCGACCGGCTGGAGCAGGCGTTCGTCGCGCGGCAGCGTGCGGAGTTCGTCCAGCGCAACGGTCAGGACGCGTGGATGGCCAAGCTGAGCGAGCAGGCGCGCACGCTCTACGGGCGCCTGTCACGTCCGGACGGCGACCGCTTCGCCCCACCGGAGGGCCGGCAGCAGGGCTACGAGCCCGCGGACGTCGACGCGTTGTGCCACCGCCTGGTCGCGTACTTCGACAAGGGCACGCCGCTGTCGGCCGCCGAGGTCCGCTCGGCGACGTTCCGCAGCCGGCGCGGCCGCAACGCGTACGCGGAGCCCACGGTGGACGCGTTCCTGGCGCGCGCGGTCGAGGTGCTGCTCGGCGTCGAGTGA
- the rlmN gene encoding 23S rRNA (adenine(2503)-C(2))-methyltransferase RlmN codes for MTGTPVRLDLSSPTRGPRGKPPKHFVDLTPEQRVEAVTELGEKPFRAKQLATHYFTHLTNDPAQMTDLPKATRDKLVEGLFPTLLTAHRTMTADQGTTVKTLWHLFDGAKVESVLMRYANRTTLCISSQAGCGLACAFCATGQMGLTRNLSTAEIVEQVRAAARSLADGEVPGGPTRLTNVVFMGMGEPLANYKAVMETVRRLVAPTPDGLGMSARNVTVSTVGMVPAMDRLANEGIPVTLALSLHAPDDELRSELVPVNTRWSVDEAIDSAHRYFEKTGRRVSIEYALIRDVNDHAWRADLLGEKLAARGKGWVHCNPIPLNPVPNSRWTASDPEVEREFVARLRAHGIPTTIRDTRGSEIDGACGQLAAEED; via the coding sequence ATGACCGGTACACCCGTGCGCCTCGACCTGTCCTCGCCGACCCGCGGACCGCGGGGCAAGCCGCCCAAGCACTTCGTCGACCTCACGCCCGAGCAGCGGGTCGAGGCCGTGACGGAGCTGGGGGAGAAGCCGTTCCGCGCCAAGCAGCTCGCGACGCACTACTTCACGCACCTGACCAACGACCCGGCGCAGATGACGGACCTGCCGAAGGCGACGCGCGACAAGCTCGTCGAGGGTCTGTTCCCGACGCTGCTCACGGCGCACCGCACGATGACCGCGGACCAGGGCACGACCGTCAAGACGCTGTGGCACCTGTTCGACGGCGCCAAGGTCGAGTCGGTGCTCATGCGGTACGCGAACCGCACGACCCTGTGCATCTCGAGCCAGGCGGGCTGCGGGCTCGCGTGCGCGTTCTGCGCCACGGGCCAGATGGGCCTGACGCGGAACCTGTCGACGGCGGAGATCGTCGAGCAGGTGCGCGCGGCCGCGCGGTCGCTCGCCGACGGTGAGGTGCCCGGCGGGCCGACGCGCCTGACCAACGTCGTGTTCATGGGCATGGGCGAGCCGCTCGCCAACTACAAGGCCGTCATGGAGACGGTCCGTCGCCTGGTCGCCCCCACGCCCGACGGCCTGGGCATGTCGGCCCGCAACGTCACGGTGTCGACCGTGGGCATGGTGCCGGCGATGGACCGGCTGGCGAACGAGGGCATCCCGGTCACGCTCGCGCTGTCGCTCCACGCGCCGGACGACGAGCTGCGCAGCGAGCTCGTGCCGGTCAACACGCGGTGGAGCGTCGACGAGGCGATCGACTCGGCGCACCGCTACTTCGAGAAGACGGGCCGCCGCGTCTCGATCGAGTACGCCCTCATCCGCGACGTGAACGACCACGCGTGGCGGGCCGACCTGCTCGGCGAGAAGCTCGCGGCGCGCGGCAAGGGCTGGGTGCACTGCAACCCGATCCCGCTCAACCCGGTGCCGAACTCGCGGTGGACGGCGAGCGATCCCGAGGTGGAGCGCGAGTTCGTGGCACGCTTGCGAGCGCACGGGATCCCGACCACCATCCGGGACACGCGCGGCAGCGAGATCGACGGGGCGTGCGGACAGCTCGCCGCGGAGGAGGACTGA
- a CDS encoding phosphatidate cytidylyltransferase yields MTENSTIAAPKTLRPGRDLPVAVVVGVTLLVGVVASLFIRKEVFGVVAIVAVCAALWELAQAFARRNIHLPLLPLLVGAVGTLVSAYLAGPEALFVAFMLTVGGVVVWRVLDGSGEAALRDATAGAFAAAYLPFLAGFAMLLLAEPDGPWRVMLFILLVVASDTGGYAVGVLLGRHPLAPSVSPNKTWEGLLGSVVLASVVGVVGVQAAFGGEPLVGVVMGLATVVTATLGDLAESMLKRDLELKDMGRLIPGHGGILDRLDSLLLTAPAAYVILAVLQPAG; encoded by the coding sequence ATGACGGAGAACAGCACCATCGCCGCGCCGAAGACCCTCCGCCCGGGACGTGACCTCCCGGTCGCGGTCGTGGTCGGTGTCACGCTGCTCGTCGGCGTCGTCGCGTCGCTGTTCATCCGCAAGGAGGTCTTCGGCGTCGTCGCGATCGTCGCGGTGTGCGCGGCCCTGTGGGAGCTCGCGCAGGCGTTCGCGCGGCGCAACATCCACCTGCCGCTGCTGCCGTTGCTCGTCGGCGCGGTCGGCACGCTCGTGTCGGCGTACCTGGCGGGCCCGGAGGCGCTGTTCGTCGCGTTCATGCTGACCGTGGGGGGCGTCGTCGTCTGGCGTGTGCTCGACGGCAGCGGCGAGGCGGCGCTGCGCGACGCGACCGCGGGCGCGTTCGCCGCGGCCTACCTGCCGTTCCTCGCGGGCTTCGCGATGCTGCTGCTCGCGGAGCCCGACGGGCCGTGGCGGGTCATGCTGTTCATCCTCCTGGTGGTCGCGAGCGACACCGGCGGGTACGCGGTCGGGGTGCTGCTGGGGCGGCACCCGCTCGCGCCGTCGGTGAGCCCGAACAAGACGTGGGAAGGCCTGCTGGGGTCGGTCGTGCTCGCGAGCGTCGTGGGCGTGGTCGGTGTGCAGGCCGCGTTCGGCGGGGAGCCGCTCGTCGGCGTCGTCATGGGTCTCGCGACCGTCGTGACGGCCACGCTGGGGGACCTCGCCGAGTCGATGCTGAAGCGCGACCTCGAGCTCAAGGACATGGGCCGGCTGATCCCGGGCCACGGCGGGATCCTCGACCGGCTCGACTCGTTGCTCCTCACGGCGCCCGCCGCCTACGTCATCCTCGCGGTGCTGCAGCCCGCCGGCTGA
- the frr gene encoding ribosome recycling factor, protein MIDETLLEAEEKMDKAVEVAKDDFATIRTGRANAAMFSKVFVDYYGSPTPLQQLASFNVTEARTILVSPFDKSSTTAIEKALRDSDLGVNPTNDGNVIRVVLPALTEERRKDFVKLAKSKAEDARVSVRSVRRKAKEELDRIVKDGEAGEDEVVRAEKELEALTKKHVETIDHLLASKESELLEV, encoded by the coding sequence GTGATCGACGAGACCCTCCTCGAGGCCGAGGAGAAGATGGACAAGGCGGTCGAGGTCGCCAAGGACGACTTCGCGACCATCCGTACCGGCCGGGCCAACGCGGCGATGTTCTCCAAGGTGTTCGTCGACTACTACGGCAGCCCGACGCCCCTGCAGCAGCTCGCGTCGTTCAACGTGACCGAGGCGCGCACGATCCTGGTGTCGCCGTTCGACAAGTCGTCGACGACGGCGATCGAGAAGGCGCTGCGCGACTCCGACCTCGGCGTGAACCCGACCAACGACGGCAACGTCATCCGCGTCGTGCTGCCCGCGCTGACGGAGGAGCGCCGCAAGGACTTCGTCAAGCTCGCGAAGTCGAAGGCGGAGGACGCCCGCGTGTCGGTGCGCTCCGTGCGACGCAAGGCCAAGGAGGAGCTCGACCGCATCGTCAAGGACGGCGAGGCGGGCGAGGACGAGGTCGTGCGCGCCGAGAAGGAGCTCGAGGCGCTGACCAAGAAGCACGTGGAGACGATCGACCACCTGCTCGCCTCCAAGGAGAGCGAGCTGCTCGAGGTCTGA
- the pyrH gene encoding UMP kinase — protein MTQDPTATGSAAPARRVLLKLSGETFGGGDVGLAADVVQRVAAEIAVAVRSGVQVAIVVGGGNFFRGAELSQRGIDRARADYMGMLGTVMNCLALQDFLEQAGVSTRVQTAIAMGQVAEPYIPLRAIRHLEKGRVVIFGAGAGMPYFSTDTVSVQRALETHCQEVLMGKNGVDGVYTADPRKDPDAVKLDHLTYTDALVGDLGVMDATALSLCRDNDVVMRVFGLEERGNVTRALQGEKIGTLVTAS, from the coding sequence GTGACCCAGGACCCGACCGCGACCGGCTCGGCCGCCCCTGCCCGGCGCGTGCTCCTCAAGCTCTCGGGCGAGACGTTCGGCGGCGGTGACGTCGGCCTCGCGGCGGACGTGGTGCAGCGGGTCGCGGCGGAGATCGCGGTCGCGGTGCGGTCGGGCGTGCAGGTCGCGATCGTCGTGGGCGGCGGCAACTTCTTCCGTGGTGCGGAGCTCTCGCAGCGCGGCATCGACCGGGCACGTGCCGACTACATGGGCATGCTCGGGACGGTCATGAACTGCCTCGCGCTGCAGGACTTCCTGGAGCAGGCGGGCGTGAGCACGCGCGTGCAGACGGCGATCGCGATGGGCCAGGTCGCCGAGCCCTACATCCCGCTGCGGGCGATCCGGCACCTGGAGAAGGGCCGCGTCGTGATCTTCGGCGCGGGCGCGGGCATGCCGTACTTCTCGACCGACACCGTGAGCGTGCAGCGCGCCCTGGAGACGCACTGCCAGGAGGTGCTCATGGGCAAGAACGGCGTCGACGGCGTCTACACCGCGGATCCCCGCAAGGACCCCGACGCGGTCAAGCTCGACCACCTGACCTACACCGACGCGCTCGTCGGCGACCTGGGCGTCATGGACGCGACCGCGCTCAGCCTGTGCCGCGACAACGACGTGGTGATGCGCGTCTTCGGGCTCGAGGAGCGGGGCAACGTCACCCGGGCCCTGCAGGGTGAGAAGATCGGCACGCTGGTCACGGCGAGCTGA
- the tsf gene encoding translation elongation factor Ts, with translation MANYSLADIKALREKTGAGMLDVKKALEEAEGDADKALEIIRVKGLKGVGKREGRSASDGLVAAHVGPTADGEGQTGVLVEVNSETDFVAKSPNFVNLAERVLAAAVDSSARDADALLATEVDGTSVQSIVDETAATLGERVVVRRLARVAGEHVEVYLHKVNKDLPPQVGVLVATDKAGADVARDIATHIAAFSPSYLTRDEVPAETVENERRIAEETARTEGKPEAALPKIVEGRLNGFFKENVLLDQAFAKDPKKSVGQVLTEAGGTLTGFVRYRVGA, from the coding sequence ATGGCGAACTACTCGCTCGCTGACATCAAGGCGCTGCGCGAGAAGACCGGCGCGGGCATGCTCGACGTCAAGAAGGCGCTCGAGGAGGCGGAGGGCGACGCCGACAAGGCGCTCGAGATCATCCGCGTGAAGGGCCTCAAGGGCGTCGGCAAGCGCGAGGGCCGCTCGGCCTCCGACGGTCTCGTCGCGGCGCACGTCGGCCCGACGGCGGACGGCGAGGGCCAGACGGGCGTGCTCGTCGAGGTCAACTCGGAGACGGACTTCGTGGCGAAGAGCCCGAACTTCGTCAACCTCGCGGAGCGCGTCCTCGCGGCCGCGGTCGACTCGTCGGCCCGCGACGCGGACGCGCTGCTCGCGACCGAGGTCGACGGCACGAGCGTCCAGTCGATCGTCGACGAGACGGCGGCGACGCTCGGTGAGCGCGTCGTCGTGCGCCGTCTGGCCCGCGTGGCCGGCGAGCACGTCGAGGTCTACCTGCACAAGGTCAACAAGGACCTGCCCCCGCAGGTCGGCGTCCTCGTGGCGACGGACAAGGCCGGCGCCGACGTCGCGCGCGACATCGCGACCCACATCGCCGCCTTCTCGCCGTCGTACCTGACGCGCGACGAGGTCCCGGCGGAGACGGTCGAGAACGAGCGCCGCATCGCCGAGGAGACGGCCCGCACCGAGGGCAAGCCCGAGGCCGCGCTGCCGAAGATCGTCGAGGGCCGCCTCAACGGGTTCTTCAAGGAGAACGTCCTGCTCGACCAGGCGTTCGCGAAGGACCCGAAGAAGTCGGTCGGCCAGGTCCTCACCGAGGCCGGCGGCACGCTGACCGGCTTCGTGCGCTACCGCGTGGGAGCCTGA
- the rpsB gene encoding 30S ribosomal protein S2, which produces MAVVTMRQLLESGVHFGHQTRRWNPKMKRFIFTERNGIYIVDLQQSLSYIDRAYDFVSQTVAHGGSILFVGTKKQAQEPVAEQAARVGMPYVNQRWLGGMLTNFSTVHKRLQRLKELEQIDFDDVAASGLTKKELLVLRREKDKLSKTLGGIRDMAKVPSAVWIVDTNKEHLAVDEARKLGIPVVAILDTNCDPDVVDYPIPGNDDAIRAVQLLTRVIADAAADGLLKRHSGRTAAAEGAEADAEPLAEWERELLAGAEADLQSGSSAAAPAAVQADAPTAADVVTADAPAEEAAAVAEAAETVEAAAAAPAEGDEASPAAAGDEAAPAEGDAASN; this is translated from the coding sequence ATGGCCGTCGTGACCATGCGCCAGCTGCTCGAGAGCGGTGTCCACTTCGGGCACCAGACCCGCCGCTGGAACCCCAAGATGAAGCGCTTCATCTTCACCGAGCGCAACGGCATCTACATCGTCGACCTGCAGCAGTCGCTGTCCTACATCGACCGCGCGTACGACTTCGTCAGCCAGACCGTCGCGCACGGTGGCTCGATCCTGTTCGTCGGCACCAAGAAGCAGGCGCAGGAGCCCGTCGCCGAGCAGGCCGCGCGCGTCGGCATGCCGTACGTCAACCAGCGCTGGCTGGGTGGCATGCTCACCAACTTCTCGACGGTCCACAAGCGCCTCCAGCGCCTCAAGGAGCTCGAGCAGATCGACTTCGACGACGTCGCGGCCTCGGGCCTGACGAAGAAGGAGCTGCTCGTCCTGCGTCGCGAGAAGGACAAGCTCAGCAAGACCCTCGGCGGCATCCGTGACATGGCCAAGGTCCCCTCGGCCGTGTGGATCGTCGACACGAACAAGGAGCACCTCGCGGTCGACGAGGCGCGCAAGCTCGGCATCCCGGTCGTCGCGATCCTCGACACGAACTGCGACCCGGACGTCGTCGACTACCCGATCCCGGGCAACGACGACGCGATCCGCGCGGTCCAGCTGCTGACCCGCGTGATCGCGGACGCCGCCGCCGACGGTCTGCTCAAGCGCCACTCGGGCCGCACCGCCGCCGCGGAGGGTGCCGAGGCCGACGCTGAGCCGCTCGCCGAGTGGGAGCGCGAGCTGCTCGCGGGTGCCGAGGCCGACCTGCAGTCGGGCTCGTCCGCCGCTGCCCCGGCCGCCGTGCAGGCCGACGCCCCGACCGCTGCCGACGTCGTGACGGCGGACGCCCCGGCCGAGGAGGCCGCCGCGGTCGCCGAGGCTGCGGAGACCGTCGAGGCCGCTGCGGCCGCGCCCGCCGAGGGCGACGAGGCCAGCCCGGCCGCCGCCGGCGACGAGGCCGCCCCGGCCGAGGGCGACGCCGCGTCCAACTGA
- a CDS encoding M23 family metallopeptidase has product MPPLALALVPTPRRRRAARASAPRRDPSATHALAAVAALALVVPLSGAALAGGLDASDRALGLGLDPRSGAGSWPAAETYAWPLDPPVEVTARVEAPPVPWAAGHRGVDLRAAPGTPVRAPAAGTVTFVGVVAGRGVVTVTHDDGLRSSVEPVTATVAVGVRVAAGGQVGTVAPDGGHCAAAGCLHWGVRRGDVYVDPTGLLDGGPIVLLPPP; this is encoded by the coding sequence ATGCCCCCTCTCGCCCTCGCCCTCGTGCCCACCCCTCGACGTCGGCGGGCCGCACGCGCGTCGGCACCGCGTCGCGACCCCAGCGCCACGCACGCGCTCGCGGCCGTCGCCGCCCTCGCCCTCGTCGTCCCGCTCTCGGGCGCGGCCCTCGCGGGCGGCCTCGACGCGTCCGACCGCGCTCTCGGCCTCGGTCTCGACCCACGGTCCGGCGCAGGCTCCTGGCCGGCCGCCGAGACGTACGCCTGGCCGCTCGACCCGCCGGTGGAGGTCACGGCGCGGGTCGAGGCGCCACCCGTCCCGTGGGCCGCCGGGCACCGGGGCGTGGACCTGCGGGCAGCGCCGGGAACCCCGGTCCGCGCCCCCGCCGCCGGGACCGTCACGTTCGTCGGCGTCGTCGCCGGCCGTGGTGTCGTGACCGTGACCCACGACGACGGTCTGCGCTCGTCCGTCGAACCCGTCACCGCCACGGTCGCGGTCGGGGTGCGGGTCGCCGCGGGCGGCCAGGTCGGCACGGTCGCGCCGGACGGCGGTCACTGCGCGGCGGCGGGGTGCCTGCACTGGGGCGTCCGTCGTGGCGACGTCTACGTCGACCCGACGGGCCTCCTCGACGGGGGACCGATCGTGCTCCTACCTCCGCCGTGA